Genomic segment of Candidatus Protochlamydia amoebophila UWE25:
TAAGGATTATTGTAGTTGATGAACATTACCGCAAGTTGGGATTTGGAAGCCAATTTTTAAGACTTTGCGAACGCTGGCTTTATCATCAAGGATTCAAAAAGTTACTCATTCAATCTTCACAAGAGGCATGTCAGTTCTATCGTAGACTTGGATATACAGAAATGCCTTTTAATGACCCTGATGGTTATAAGGGTGATCCACGAGATTTCGAAATAGGAAAATGTCTTACAGTTGATCGCATGGATCGACCGAAAATCTCCATTTACATTGCAACAAGCATTGATGGCTATATCGCTCGTAAAGATGGCGGCATTGATTGGCTCGATCGAGTTGGTGGCTTCGATGAAGATTACGGATTTCAAAAGTTAATGGATAGTATTGATGCCTTGATTATTGGTCGTAAAACTTATGAAGTGGCTATAACAGTGCCAAACCTCTATGCAGGAAAAAGGGTAGTTGTACTGAGCAACAGTTTAAGTACCGTCAGAGAAGATATGGAGCTTTATTGCGGAGATTTAATCCAATTAATTTCTCAACTTCATTCGGCTGGAGTTAAACATATCTGGATCGATGGAGGTGTAACAATTTCCCACTTTTTAGATTTGCAGATAGTAGATTCTATGACTTTGTCTGTAATTCCTATAATCCTCGGATCAGGGATACCTCTTTTTAATCCAATAGACAAAGAACATGCGTGTCGACTCATTTCTTCCCAATCTTATCCTAGTGGTCTTGTTCAATTAAATTATGAGACGAACTAAACTGAGGTACTGTTGAATGACAAATGAATCGATCCAGATCATTTACTTAAATGGGCCATCGAGTAGTGAGAAGACAACTCTTGCAAAAGCATTACAACATGCTTTCGAAGGGCCATTTCTACATATTGGTATTGATAAGATTATTGGATGGATGCCAGAAAAAGTAAACGATTGGACTGACGGAGAGGCTCCTATTGGATACAGCTGGAAAAAGAGCGAGGATGAATTTGATAATCCTATTCAAGAGCTACAGGCAGGTCCTTATGCTCAAAAAATAGGCAAAACATTTCAAGAGGTAGTGCTTGCACTTGCCAAAATGGGTCATCGCATTATTATTGATGATGTTTCTTTCGGCAAACAGCAACTTGACGAGTGGAAAGGAATCTTAAAAGATTTTTGAGTTTTATGGGTTGGAGTAAATGCTTCTCTTGCTGTTTTGGAACAGAGAGAAAAAGATCGAGGAAATCGCGTCTTAGGATCTGCGCGATGGCAGTTTCATAAAGTACATGCTGATGCAACTTATGATCTTGAAATAGAGACGCATCATGCCCCTCTAGAGGAAAATATCGAAAAAATTAAGTCTTTTACTCCAAAAGGAGAAACCACAGGAGATAATCTTCAAGTCATTTTTAAAAACAAGTCGTCTTATTCTTCGCCTTCCTAATGAAACTGATAGTCTCAAATTTAAAGCTTTTGATGAACGGAATATGGAACATCTGTCTCCATGGAGATCAACATCTGGAGAACTAAAAAAAGACCATAAAACTCAGCTGACACAATGGGAGCAAGAATTTAAAGAAGGCAAATCCATTTGATTTTTATTATTCCTAAAAGACAATCTTGAAGGTGAAATAATTGGTTTTTGTAACTTTTCTCAGATTTTTCGAGGACCGTTTCAAGCTTGTTATTTGGGATATCACATCGATAAGAACCTGTTTAAAATCTTTTTAAAAGGAGAACCACAAACGCCAAAATGACCAGATTTAAGCTTGTATTCAATTTTCTTTCGCAGTTTTTCCATAACCTTCTGCATTTTTCTAGCCAGCTAAAAGAGCGCTCTACGATCCATCTTTTCGCAATCACTTTAAAAGCATGCAATTCGTTTCTTTTCGTTATCTCTACTGTACATCCCCATATCTCTTGAATACCATTTGAAAATGGTTCTCCAGAATATCCTCTATCTGCTAAAATATTTTTTACTTCAGACAAAACACTCTTATTCAGTAAACATGCTTCTAGAGCTCCTTTTCTATCAGTAACATTTGCTGTGGTTATATGAATAGCATGAGGCAATCGTTGAGTGTCTACTGCTATGTGCCGTTTGATACCTGAGATTTTTTTTCCTGCATCATAGCCTTTACTTTCAGCTGTATCGGTATTCTTAACGCTTTGCGCATCAACTATGATAAAACTGGTTTTCTCGTTCCGACCACTGCTTTGTCGAACCTCTCCAACGATTTTTTTTTAAAACTTGTTCTAGAATACTTTCAGAAGTTTGTTGATCTTTTTTAGACCAAAGAGTGAAATAATAATAGCATATTTTTCATTTAGGATATTCTTTTGGCAACATACGCCACTGACAACCACTTTTCAAAGTGTATAAAACCCCACAAAAAACATCATAAAGATCTATCTTTCGGGGACGTGTTTTCTTTCGGATAGATTCAAGGATTGGCTTGATTTTATCAAATTGTTCTCTAGAAATATCGCTTGGATAAGAATGCGTCATTATTGCCTACAAATTTTTTTTGAAGGCAATTATACACGATTAAAAGATTTTAAACAGGTTCTAAGAACTTTGAAGGAAAAGGACTTATGTCAGAAGCTGTCGCAAAAGCTATTAAATATATGGTTGAACAGCAAAAACTTCATCGAATTATGGCTAATTATATGCCCTCCAACAAAAAAAGTGCTTGCTTAATTCAAAAACTTGGATTCGTTGTAGAAGGGCATGCTAAAAAATATCTGCTTATTAATGGACAATGGGAAGACCATATTTTAACCTCCATAACAAATGAAAACTGGCTTCCTTGAGAAGATTCTTAAATATATCATATGATTTACTGGCTTACTGACGAATCGAATAAACTTCTTGCCAATGAACAATTTTCTCTGAATCATTAAATTTAACCAATAAAATTGCATCGAAAATATCTTCTTTTCCCTGCAAACGTTTGACAATAGCTTTTAGTGGCATAATGACAGTCGATTCCGTTGTGAAATATTCTTGTACTTGATAGTCGATAGTGTCTATATCTGAGCGAAACTTTTTCAGGAACTCATAGTAATTTTGATAATTGGCATCATATTTTCTTCCATTTGCTATAACTACAAACTCAGGAGCAAATAGCTCTTTTAAGTCTTCGATTTTTAGATTAGATCGACTTGTTAATTTCTATTTATTCCATTCTAAAAGGCGTTTTCCTTTAGCGATAACGGAATTGGGTTCGGTTGTTTTATTATTTGAAACTCCTAGTTTATTCAGAATGAAATCCACTCTTTCTTTGACTGAAGTTTTAGGGATGAGCACTGTTTCATAGCCAAAATTTTTGTACTTAATGAGGAGCTCATTAAACTCTTTCTTTGCTGATTCAAAATCATGTTTTCTTTCTTTATCATTGGCGTAGATTTCTTCCCATGGTGGCACTAGAAAAACTAAGCGGTTATATTTAAACTTCTCTGCAGCCTGTTGAAAATACTCTGGTTGAGGCTGATCTAGCAAAACGGCATCGATAATTCCCCGATCGAAGAAGATAAGCTTTTGGGACTCATTCTGAGAATTGAACTGAAATAAGTAGCGAGATAAAGCAAGTTTCAAAAACTTATTAAGATTTATCCAGGGTAAAGCATCGCCTTTAATTGCAGTTTGCTCCTTGACTATTTGCCTCCCTGGTTCTGGCATAACAGCATATCCTCGATTTATAAGTTCAGACAAAAGCGTAGATTTTCCTCCTCCTGAACATCCAGAAATCACTACATAATTGTTTTTGATAATCGGAAAGCTTGTTTCATTTAGGTAATTATTTTCTAAAATCTGTGAAAAAATATTTGCATTCATAAATATGAATCCTAATAAAATTAATGAAAATATTCTCATTTTAAATCTCTTTTACCTCTAAAATACCTGTGAAGAACTTTTTTAAATCTGTTGCTACTTTTTCTAAAGAGATAAATTCATGTGAAATATCCTTTAAGAAAGCGTTCCACTTATCTTTTTTGATAGAATTATCATAGAAAGATTCTAAGAAAGCAATAGGAGTAGTTTCAAAAACTGTTCCTCTGTTCGCCAGAACTTGGTGAATGATCCCTTTAAGCTCATTTCGATCGAAATCAAATTGCTGAGTCAACAACCAGATGTCATAAAAATCTTTCATGCGTGTATTTGCAAATCCCAAGCGAACAATAGATTCAAATTTTTCTGCTATGGATGTTTGTGGGGTATATCCTTTAAGCTCTGGTGCAGGAAAATCTAAAAGCGTAGGATACTTTACCTTTGCAGGGTGAGGCAAGATTGTATCACTAAATCCAAAATCTATTCGCATCGGAAGTTTTGCTGTAAATAACTGAGCAGAAAATGCCGCACTGATACCACGATATTCGGCCTGTAGTTGAGCTTCTGACAACTTCAACGTTTCTGACATAAATTTCAAACCATCTGGAATAACTTCTATAGCGCAAATTTCGTTAATAATTTTCTGTAAATTTGCAATAGAATTGGAGGTTTTTGCCAGGAGATCTATGTCAACGGTAGCTCTGTGGCTCATTGGATCCCACACCATTAGCATTAAACCGCCTTTTAAATAGAAAGCGCTTTGATGTGAAGAGGCACTTAAACGGTATAAAAAGCGTTCCATTGCGTAGTATTTTAACACTTCTTGAACTGGTCTTTTTCTCTGTCTTGCTACATTTTTTAGGCGGCTGTAGATTGACTCTTCTAGATTCTTTTTAGCTTTTTCCATTCTATTGACTCACTATCGTTTCCATAATGGGCTGAAGGATTTTTTCAACTCGATTTTGTTTTGCGTATTCATACAATTTATCGATCTGAGTTCCTTTACGCTGCCAATACATCTTTAAGGCTTCTATGACAACATCCATGCCAATTTTATTGCGGAACTTAACGCAGTCTGCCAAAGTTTTTTCAATATTGAAAATTTTGACTGGATAGCCGCCAATCAATATTGTTTCAACGCCAGTATTATAAACCTTTTCAGAGTAATGAAAGAAGCGAATTGGGGGATAATTCAATCTCGATTGTCTTGATTTTGTCGGAATGGCGATATAAACAAAGTGGGGAATCTGTGTCGTAATTTCGTGATAAGCTAAAGCTGAAATCAAGCATATAATAGCCTGAGGAATTTTCTTGGAGACAAGAACCAGATCAGGCTCAGAGAAATCGGGAACTTCTACCAGCCTATAGACTCCCTTAGCTAGCTGCTCCAATAATCCCTCATCTCTTAATTGATAAATAATCCGAGGATGGATACCTAAACGTATGGCTTCTGCAGTGCGAAGTAACCCTTGGTTTTCCTTAAAGAGTTCTATGGCCTTTTCTTTTGCAGTCATGGATAGTTATGTTGGTAAATATTGACTTTTTACTACATTTTTATCCAAAAAGAATTTCTAGTCAAGCGCAATTGCTCTCTTATTAGTAATGCACATTCGGTGCACACTCGCAATCTAAACACTATTGCATTTGACTAAACAAGGCTGTTGAATAAATAGGAATTTCTCTAGTATGCTTGTTCTATAACAAATAGCTGCATGCTGTGATGTTTAGTATGATGGCGGACTCATAACCCGCTGTTCGTAGATTCAAATCCTACTTGCCCCACTTTTTTAAACCGTTCAAAATAAACAGTTTTCGTTCTGATATACTCGCCATACACACAAATCACATGGCATTATGTCAAAATTTTTTTCAGGATTCTACTCCTTTCGCGCATTTCATACCCAGTCTACTAGCTTAATTCATGAAAATTTAGGTCACTTCGATTGATTTTGACTGAAATTTAGCTCTATCTTTCTACAATGTAGATCATAAT
This window contains:
- a CDS encoding AAA family ATPase — translated: MNANIFSQILENNYLNETSFPIIKNNYVVISGCSGGGKSTLLSELINRGYAVMPEPGRQIVKEQTAIKGDALPWINLNKFLKLALSRYLFQFNSQNESQKLIFFDRGIIDAVLLDQPQPEYFQQAAEKFKYNRLVFLVPPWEEIYANDKERKHDFESAKKEFNELLIKYKNFGYETVLIPKTSVKERVDFILNKLGVSNNKTTEPNSVIAKGKRLLEWNK
- a CDS encoding GNAT family N-acetyltransferase encodes the protein MPLPDALSDIMNKIEVVEYDPNWPELFEVEAERIKQALGHNCIEIHHIGSTSIPGLSAKPIIDMLPVVRNIQEVDKATKAMESLGYEVKGEYGIAFRRYFQKGKSLRTHNVHVYQEGDPEIIRYLNFRNWMRSHPDDANSYAKLKLELAKKFPYDSLQYCNGKDAFVANIDVKDGFDGWRIVKALTDREWDAVRLLRQKYFFKSKEDPYTWTFTHKDHIHFVFYKNAEIIGYAHLQLWPENRVALRIIVVDEHYRKLGFGSQFLRLCERWLYHQGFKKLLIQSSQEACQFYRRLGYTEMPFNDPDGYKGDPRDFEIGKCLTVDRMDRPKISIYIATSIDGYIARKDGGIDWLDRVGGFDEDYGFQKLMDSIDALIIGRKTYEVAITVPNLYAGKRVVVLSNSLSTVREDMELYCGDLIQLISQLHSAGVKHIWIDGGVTISHFLDLQIVDSMTLSVIPIILGSGIPLFNPIDKEHACRLISSQSYPSGLVQLNYETN
- a CDS encoding type IV toxin-antitoxin system AbiEi family antitoxin domain-containing protein, with the protein product MTAKEKAIELFKENQGLLRTAEAIRLGIHPRIIYQLRDEGLLEQLAKGVYRLVEVPDFSEPDLVLVSKKIPQAIICLISALAYHEITTQIPHFVYIAIPTKSRQSRLNYPPIRFFHYSEKVYNTGVETILIGGYPVKIFNIEKTLADCVKFRNKIGMDVVIEALKMYWQRKGTQIDKLYEYAKQNRVEKILQPIMETIVSQ
- a CDS encoding nucleotidyl transferase AbiEii/AbiGii toxin family protein; this encodes MEKAKKNLEESIYSRLKNVARQRKRPVQEVLKYYAMERFLYRLSASSHQSAFYLKGGLMLMVWDPMSHRATVDIDLLAKTSNSIANLQKIINEICAIEVIPDGLKFMSETLKLSEAQLQAEYRGISAAFSAQLFTAKLPMRIDFGFSDTILPHPAKVKYPTLLDFPAPELKGYTPQTSIAEKFESIVRLGFANTRMKDFYDIWLLTQQFDFDRNELKGIIHQVLANRGTVFETTPIAFLESFYDNSIKKDKWNAFLKDISHEFISLEKVATDLKKFFTGILEVKEI